The Columba livia isolate bColLiv1 breed racing homer chromosome 2, bColLiv1.pat.W.v2, whole genome shotgun sequence genome includes the window CACCAcctgaaataaacaaaatattgtaTAGTGGCAATTCTGGTTCATTCTTGATTAATGAACACAAAGACGTGTTTTTGATGCCACTGTGGTTGTGAGGCAATTCTTTTTTGAAGGAACATTTATCATCACATTACCTCATCCCAGATGTTACTTAAAGATTGAGGGTTTCACAGTTAAATAAGTCTTTTAATATCATCATATCTGTGTTTCACAGGGCAGAACATTGagcctttgtttttgttttccataatgCTTGTGTTTGTCTCTCAATCAATGTGTCATTTCTGAAGAGACAGTCTTGAATATACCATGACAGAATCCTCTTCCAACTAAAGTTTATTGCAATGTAAATACCTCTTATAAAAAATTGCATTCTCTATGAAAGGACAAAGAATGAACTTACTACTTAAAAGTTCTGCTTATATAGTTGCAGTGCTTTCCCAGCTATGTATTCAATGAATTCAGCACTCTTTGGATCTAAGTTGGGAGGAACTTTAATGGTGAAAGTAGGTGAAGTCAGAATATTCACATCTACCATGGTTTCATTTTTACCAGAGGGATCCCCAGGTAACACCTAGAAGAGAACAAATCCGTACTTCAGACACTGCAAACTACTGCAtactttcagttttgtttataCCTACTGTGCCTAATGCctttaacaaggaaaaaataaatagaagaatattttaaacttgGCTACTTTCTTTGAATtactttcttctgaaaaagtaGTGGATGTCTGAATTTATGCCAAAGTTTATTGTAGGTGGTGGGAAGAGCTGACATGGCACTGCAAGACCATATTAAAGAACTGCATGTTAATATTTATATCTATAAAGAGCTTCTGATCTCCTAATGAAAACTTGTGTGTGAGTCGTCCCACTAATTTTGAGATACAGGTTGTGAGACTGAAGTTATTAATTCCTGTGTGTTTTTCTAAGCTAGATGTAGTTCTGTAGAACTAAGGGCAGACTCAGTTGGGAAAGGGTTCTTAAATATTGCCTGTCCCCTTGCTcctgattttgtgtttttttggtagATTGCACAATCATTTTGCATAAATTTTTGTAGTAATAGAGGTACCTTGGATTTCTGAATTGGAAGGGAGAACAGGATTTGTCCCTTGCCCAGGAAAATAGATTGAATTTACCTTGGATATCTTATTGTGTGTGAAATACAGTTCATTATGATGTACTTATTGTAATATTGACAGATGCCATTAAAGATATGGAGCTTCCACTGCAATAACCTGCATAACACTTACCTTCTTTGAGCTCTAGGATACATAGGTACAGACATAGACATATAGCTGTATATTCAGTGATCTAATAAGGGTGTGTTACTGACCGATACAGTGAAATTTATCTGGGAAGGGAATCTGAGGCCAGTCAATGCTGCCAGTGACAATTTACTCTTATCAGTCAGTGACTCAGGTTAGCCTGTCAGCCATCCATCAGACTAAAAGGATTTGGAGGAAAATAGTTTCTAATCTCTGGAGTTCCGTCTCATTGACAGATTATCAAGCCTACATAAAATCAAGATGAATAGGAACTTTGTGTTGTAAAAACCAAACATTACACATGTACAAACATCTGCAATCCCCAAGAGCATAAGTATGAGCAAAGCATAGGTTGAAGACAGCACTGTGCAATAGTTCCCTTCAGTAGATAACCCTTACCTTAACtatattgaaaatgttttctggtcCGATGGTCATATTGGATAACTCAGACACCCACCcaaatctttctttcattttgttcaaCAAGTAGGAAGTGTCTTCTGTGTGACGCTGAACCACCTGGAGAATCTGCTCATACTGCTCCCCCGAGAGGTTAACCAGCTTAAAGGCTTCATCAAACTTTATATGCAGTTCGGGAACGTTTGGGCAATCTGTTAGAAAAGACAGCCAGCATGAAGCTTATAGGAGAAGAACATGTCTCATACTTCATCTTTTCTATCTGAAGTATGGAAAACTGTAAAAAAGTCTAACAAGGGGGCACGTTTTGGGTTGGTGTTTAAATAATGCTAAAAAAGCCCACCGGTAGATTTAGTTTAGGCCCAAAATGACTAAATGGATTAGTTATCCTATACGTGATATTACAGTGACCTGCCAAGTACTTTAAGGTTTATATAATACATAGTGGCAGTAGATTTTCTGTTATGCTAAATAAGAACTGGTAGTTTTTGCATACAGCAACTTCTTGATCTCCTTATTATCTTACTATCTTATTGTGTTATCAATCCATCCTGAGTATGTAGGTTATTGCAAGAAAGCCTGTAATGTATGTTAGGATACCTGTTGAGTGTTAAGACCTAATATTTATCTAACAATATCTAGACATTAACATGTGACTAGTATCATCTGCCATGAATTCAGAAACAAAGATTGCTggttttttctttactaaaatAGGGACTTGAAACCAGAATATTATATTATTCCTATACAAAAATTACcgttgtgctggttttggctgggctagagttaattttctccaCAGTAGCTAGTGTGGGGCTATATTCTGGATTTGTACTGAAatagtgttgataatacaggaatgttttcattattgctCAGCAGTGCTCacacttttctgcttctcaccccaGGCCACCAGTGAGCAGGCTGGGgatgcacaagaagttgggaggggacacagctgtgaCAAcggaccccaactgaccaaagagatattccacaccatatgatgtcatgctcagcgtGTAAAgatgggggaagaagaagggagggagggatgttTACAGTGATggcgtttgtcttcccaagtcactGTTACACgtgatggagcccagctttcctggggATGGCTGAACACCCACCTGCCAGTGGGAAGTGGGGAATTAATTCCTTGTGTTGCTTTGCTTGcgtgtgtggcttttgctttacttattaaactgttttcatttcaaacagTGAGTTTtatcacttttactcttctgattctctcccctctcccactggggtgggggtgcagggaggggtgagcgagtggctgtgtggtgcttagttgctgacTGGCATCACACCATGACAATCATGGACAAATTCAATTTATTCTCTGTTAAACTGGACTGTCAAGGGACACCCTTAGGCTGATAGTATGATAGTACAGTAACCTCAGATATAAATTGGtacaaaaaagatatttttagtgAGATGGAAGTTGTCCAATATTCCTTTCAAAACATGTCATTGAATCATTAATATTTGCCACACTGGAGATACTCTGAAGATGGTTTGGTTTAAGCATGTTCTTTGGCTGTTAATACCTAAATAATTCTGGAAATAGAGATGTATTATGTTGCAGCAGAAGTCCTGAGAGCAGTTCTAGGTGAcacagtctgattttttttcaggtgccCATGGAGAATGCATGCCAGAGCTTTGCCATCCCTTTACATACTGACAGGCACTCCCCTTTTTGTCCTTCACACCAGCCCAGTTTGCTGACACGGTTCAAGAAAGAATAATTACAGGCTCTTCAGCACTTGCTTTCCTGGTGAGAAGCTGAATGCTACCTGATGTTACCTCTGGTTGTCTGCAGGGGAAGCAAGTCTTCAGCTTCTCGCTTTCTGCTCAGCACTTCTGCACCCAGGCACGGCCGATTACTGCCTGGCCTCTTGCTACTCTTTTGGATAGCAACTCTGACAAAATATATAGGTATTTTTGTCACAGAGTGTAAAACTTCTCTTTGGACCTCCAGCAGCATGTTAACAACTGAGTTATACTGACACTCTGTGGAGACAGTGGGGAAAGGTAACTGAAGTCTGGAACGAGGAATAGTGTTTGTATCCGTAGTTGCAATAAAATCTCAGTGACTGAATGTCAATTCCAAAGGTATGGAAACAGCACAGTAGAAAATGACAGCCTCGAAGTCTACAAACCAGTGATCAATGCATACAGAAAAGAATTGGAAAATAGCTATTTACCATGCAAAATGTTGTCTTGACATTTCTGACATCTCACGTGAAACTGTGGGCATCCAGAGGAGTTCTCCTCAAGCTCCCCGCAGAGAGGCCTCCGGTGCTCTGACACAATTTTTGAGAACATGCCACTTCGCTCAGGATCTAAAATGAAGTCACAGTATTTTTAGACTTAGGGTCTTGATAAGTATAAGTTTGTTACCTGCTCTGTGTGTTATAATATAATTTCTTGCTCTAAATCTAAAATATCTAGCATAAAACCCTTCCTCCTGCTCCgctctctcctgctccccccccccccaaaaaaaaaaaaaattaattaaacattGAAAAGTAGAAGTCAGAAGAAGatacaaattatattttctttcaattaatTCATGCCACTGTAGTATATTCCCTTATAAAGGCATAGTAGAATATTCCCCACTAATAGCCAAACAATTGCTAATATTATTACACATTATTTCTACAACATGCAAGTTCTGACAAGCTCTTTTTAACCGTTAAAAGTCAAGGTGTTTTGTAATCATGTACAGCTAGATGAGAGCACAGCACCAGAGCTTATTTCTGGGGTAACATGGGTCATGATACgggaaaaaatttaaaatgctgttgtAGAATCACTTAACTTTGTATTTCTTGATGACCATATAATGGTTATGGCATGTGCCCATCAAAGTAATGGCATGTGCTTAGTGTCCTTACAGATAGACACCAGGGTGTGTTTGTATTatgcttatttttctatttgtacTAGTAAGATAGGAAGGATAGGACTTATTTGTATTCTGAAAGCTGACCGTGTTTCTTTCCCTCCATTGAGATTTATCACCTGAAACCACCATTATGGCCAGAATTTTTCTGATCACTGGAAAACCAAGTGGCTGGTTTGTGTTTGATTGGCACCCTGCATTTCTGCAGAAGCCTGCAACAGGCCTTGCAGCTGTCTGTTTGAGCTTAATGTCATTGGGCAAGGGCAGGGATATGCCTTGACATCTCACAGAATTACCCTAATTTTTTAGAATTGGTGACATGTCAATATAACATGATACTAATCATATCCTTACGAATGCTGAGATCAGACCTGTCAGCCAGCCTGATAAAAACCTGCATCTGTCTTGAATTCAAAAGCTCCTGAAAAACTCCTGAAAATGCTTTGAGGATTGCTATGAAAATCAGGCTGTGTAGGACCTTTAAGTAGCCCTCTGAcatttctttgagatttctagGTGATTTTAACCTTTTAATTTAACCAGTAAACTTATCCTTGACCCATGCCTGTATAACCAAAAAAAGCCTCTAGATCTTTTGTACCAAATCTCACACTAACATACCGCAAACTGGATCATTAACCATAGTTTAGCAATCCCAAGGGGGTTGATGTTATTGACAGCACAGtcgatttttattttctaacacTTGCCTTTGGTTTGTTCCGGCACATctcttctattatttctatattCATCAAATACTTCAGTAATGACCTCACTGACACCTTCAAACACCGTCTTACTGAAATCAAAAACTATCTGTAAAAAGCCAGGTATACCCCAGCCTTTTTGTGAGCCGTTGTTTCTGGTGGTGTCCTCAGGTAAAGCTGCCATGCTGGGAGACTCATTCAAGTCCAGATCAGACATGAAATAAGCCTGAAAAGACTGGTCAAATTCTTTTTGCATctgcttgaaaaaaatgaaacttctgTCAAATATTGAGCCCATGTCAGATAACAGTTGGCTAAATAAATCTTCCATTTTTACTAGCTGGGTATCCTCTTTCTGAGGCTTTTCGTTAAAGTGGATGTCTTTTCCTTGATCCtcatgaaaagtaaaaatgagtGGAGgtattttcctcaaaaaattTTCAACCTGTGTATAAGAAAGAGATAAGTCAGCTGCCTGATGAGTTATCAGTTTTTCATCTCTCAGGAAAGTAGCtctaatttttttatttcaaataccCGTAGAA containing:
- the CLUL1 gene encoding clusterin-like protein 1, with translation MKSSWLFIMYVLWLKGHQCAPTRQEEMNLRENLKLLSEVGEKYVDEEVKKALIGIKQMKIMMEKNEDKHIDLMKTLKKSSEEKQQALRLMDEVKERLEEEERQCQVSLKTSWDECESCLESNCMRFYTTCKRGLSTFRRKVENFLRKIPPLIFTFHEDQGKDIHFNEKPQKEDTQLVKMEDLFSQLLSDMGSIFDRSFIFFKQMQKEFDQSFQAYFMSDLDLNESPSMAALPEDTTRNNGSQKGWGIPGFLQIVFDFSKTVFEGVSEVITEVFDEYRNNRRDVPEQTKDPERSGMFSKIVSEHRRPLCGELEENSSGCPQFHVRCQKCQDNILHDCPNVPELHIKFDEAFKLVNLSGEQYEQILQVVQRHTEDTSYLLNKMKERFGWVSELSNMTIGPENIFNIVKVLPGDPSGKNETMVDVNILTSPTFTIKVPPNLDPKSAEFIEYIAGKALQLYKQNF